A region from the Triticum aestivum cultivar Chinese Spring chromosome 3D, IWGSC CS RefSeq v2.1, whole genome shotgun sequence genome encodes:
- the LOC123074194 gene encoding aspartic proteinase CDR1-like: MPRTMVSGALLLVAVVLTAQLCAGTAYAGSGGDGFSVEFIHRDSVRSPFHDPTLTAPARVLEAARRSAARAAALSRSYVRADAPSADGVVSEVTSRSSEYLMAVNIGTPPTPMVAIADTGSDLIWLNCSYGDDGPGPATARDAYAQPLGVQFDPSKSTTFSLVDCDSGACGELPDAACGTDSKCRYSYSYGDGSHTSGVLSTETFTFAAPGGRGDGTTRLANVNFGCSTTFVGTFIGDGLVGLGGGDLSLVSQLGAHTFLGRRFSYCLVPYSVMASSALNFGSRAAVTDPGAATTPLIPSQVKAYYTVELRSVKVGNKTFPAPDQSPIIVDSGTTLTYLPEALLDPLVKELTRRIKLPPAQSPEKFLPLCFDVSGVREGQLAAMIPDVTLGLGGGAAVTLKAENTFVEVQEGTLCLAVAAMSEQLPASIIGNIAQQNMHVGYDLDKGTVTFAPADCASSYPAPTPSGSV; this comes from the coding sequence ATGCCTCGGACGATGGTATCCGGCGCTCTCCTGCTCGTCGCCGTCGTCCTGACGGCGCAGCTGTGCGCGGGCACGGCGTACGCCGGCAGCGGTGGCGATGGCTTTAGCGTGGAGTTCATCCACCGTGACTCGGTCAGGTCGCCGTTCCACGACCCGACGCTCACCGCGCCCGCCCGCGTGCTCGAGGCCGCGCGGCGGTCCGCGGCCCGCGCCGCGGCGCTCTCGCGCTCCTACGTCCGCGCCGACGCGCCCTCAGCTGACGGCGTCGTGTCCGAGGTCACGTCCAGGTCGTCCGAGTACCTGATGGCCGTGAACATAGGCACGCCGCCCACTCCTATGGTCGCCATCGCCGACACCGGCAGCGACCTCATCTGGCTCAATTGCAGCTACGGAGACGACGGTCCTGGTCCGGCGACCGCCCGTGACGCGTACGCGCAGCCGCTGGGCGTCCAGTTCGACCCCTCGAAATCGACGACGTTCAGCCTCGTGGACTGCGACTCCGGCGCGTGCGGCGAGCTGCCCGACGCAGCCTGTGGCACCGACTCCAAGTGCAGGTACTCATACTCCTATGGCGACGGGTCCCACACGAGCGGCGTCCTCTCCACAGAGACCTTCACCTTCGCCGCCCCGGGCGGCCGCGGCGATGGGACGACGCGCCTGGCCAACGTCAACTTCGGCTGCTCCACGACCTTCGTCGGCACGTTCATCGGGGACGGCCTcgtcggcctcggcggcggcgaccTCTCCCTCGTCAGTCAGCTCGGCGCACACACCTTTCTGGGCCGGAGGTTCTCCTACTGCCTCGTGCCCTACTCCGTCATGGCCTCCTCCGCGCTCAACTTCGGCTCCCGGGCCGCCGTGACGGATCCGGGCGCGGCGACGACGCCGCTGATCCCATCTCAAGTGAAGGCATACTACACCGTCGAGCTCCGGTCCGTCAAGGTCGGGAACAAGACCTTCCCGGCGCCGGACCAGTCCCCCATCATCGTCGACTCCGGCACGACGCTCACATACCTCCCGGAGGCGCTTTTAGACCCACTTGTGAAGGAGCTGACACGGCGGATCAAGCTCCCGCCTGCGCAGTCGCCAGAAAAGTTCCTGCCGCTGTGCTTCGACGTGAGCGGGGTGCGGGAGGGGCAGCTTGCGGCCATGATCCCTGACGTGACgctggggctgggcggcggcgctgcggtgaCGCTGAAGGCGGAGAACACGTTCGTGGAGGTGCAGGAGGGGACCCTGTGCTTGGCGGTGGCGGCGATGTCGGAGCAGTTACCGGCGTCGATCATCGGGAACATCGCCCAGCAGAACATGCACGTTGGGTACGACCTCGACAAGGGCACCGTGACCTTCGCCCCAGCAGACTGCGCGAGTTCCTACCCCGCCCCCACACCCTCCGGCTCTGTGTAG